Proteins encoded together in one Streptomyces umbrinus window:
- a CDS encoding ATP-dependent helicase, with protein sequence MSSSFSTRRLSHPQGRQGARGAYRLVRTPPARVAPPLLDAGQRAAVDHEHGPLLVLAGPGTGKTTTLVESVAARIARGAAPERILVLTFSRKAAVELRDRMALRIGAARAPQATTFHSFCYALVRAHQDSDLFVEPLRLLSGPEQDVAVRELLAGQPGLERLGLAHVRWPDELRAGLTTRGFADEVRAVLARSRELGLGPDALQAFARHIGRPDWLAASAFLAEYLDVLDMQGVLDYAELVHRAVLLARRPEVAERLAAQYDAVFVDEYQDTDPAQVRLLHALAGGGRTLVAFGDPDQSIYTFRGADVNGILQFPEAFPRADGTSAPMEVLRTSRRSGAGLLAATRLLTQRMPLTRLPAEKVRAHRELAPVRDGGSVEVHTYPTPGTELDNIADILRRAHLEDGVPWNEMAVLVRAGSRTIPTIRRTLTAAGVPLDIDGDDLALRHEPAVSPLLTALRAVAAAETSGTVGTAETAGAAGAAGAAADAQADEGVPADGDVRADDDAGLNDEVRLDEGVRVETDEPAEADHQDAPSEGVGAPPEEAGAPDEEPDGAVGPSEESAPEVPSPDRPWLDTETALSLLASPLAGMDAADLRRLGRALREEERAAGNHVPPPSDELLARALAEPERLVAHDPSYARGAQRLGALLRKARERLAGGGTAEEALWELWDGTPWPQRLERAARRGGAAGRNADRDLDAVCALFATASRAEERTGGRGALNFLEEIDAEDIAADTLTRRAVRPDAVRLMTAHRSKGLEWRLVVVAGVQEGLWPDLRRRGSLLEADRIGRDGLAEPLTPGALLSEERRLFYVAATRARERLVVTAVKAPADDGDQPSRFLTELGVEPKDTTGRPRRPLSVAALVAELRATTVDPRVSDRLREAAARRLARLAALGDEDGRPLVPSAHPYRWWGMYEPTESKVPLRDRDHPVVLSGSALDQLANTCALQWFLGREVKADAPATVAQGFGNVVHVLADEVASGRTPADLAVLMERLDSVWDALAFDAPWKSAQEKEHARVALERFLKWHVMDRTGRTPVASEHDFDVTLEAGSYEVRIRGSMDRVEQDAEGRAYVVDFKTGKQAPSAADVAHHPQLAVYQLAVREGAVDEAFEGERPDAGGAELVQLRQGAPKKDGGETLPKVQAQEPLEGEWVGDLLATAAGKVLDERFTPTTGQHCTHCAFRASCSARPEGRQVIE encoded by the coding sequence GTGAGCTCCTCTTTCTCCACCAGGCGCCTGTCGCACCCCCAGGGGCGACAGGGGGCCCGTGGCGCTTACCGACTGGTGCGTACCCCGCCGGCCAGGGTGGCTCCCCCTCTGCTGGACGCAGGGCAGCGTGCGGCGGTTGACCACGAGCACGGCCCGCTGCTCGTCCTCGCAGGTCCGGGCACCGGCAAGACGACCACACTCGTGGAGTCCGTCGCGGCGCGGATCGCGCGCGGCGCGGCCCCCGAGCGGATCCTGGTGCTCACGTTCAGCCGCAAGGCCGCCGTGGAACTGCGCGACCGCATGGCGCTGCGCATAGGAGCGGCCCGCGCGCCCCAGGCGACGACCTTCCACTCCTTCTGCTACGCCCTGGTCCGAGCCCACCAGGACAGCGACCTGTTCGTGGAGCCGCTGCGGCTGCTCTCCGGCCCCGAACAGGACGTGGCGGTACGGGAACTGCTCGCCGGCCAGCCGGGCCTGGAGCGGCTCGGCCTCGCCCATGTGCGCTGGCCGGACGAGCTCCGGGCAGGCCTGACCACGCGCGGCTTCGCCGACGAGGTCCGCGCGGTCCTCGCCCGCAGCCGCGAACTGGGCCTCGGTCCCGACGCCCTCCAGGCCTTCGCGCGGCACATCGGCCGCCCCGACTGGCTCGCCGCCTCCGCCTTCCTCGCCGAGTATCTCGACGTCCTCGACATGCAAGGAGTCCTCGACTACGCGGAACTGGTGCACCGAGCAGTGCTCCTCGCCCGGCGCCCCGAGGTCGCCGAGCGCCTCGCCGCCCAGTACGACGCCGTCTTCGTGGACGAGTACCAGGACACCGATCCGGCACAGGTACGGCTGCTGCACGCCCTCGCGGGCGGTGGCCGCACCCTCGTGGCCTTCGGCGACCCCGACCAGTCGATCTACACGTTCCGGGGCGCCGACGTGAACGGCATCCTCCAGTTCCCGGAGGCCTTCCCGCGCGCGGACGGTACATCGGCACCGATGGAGGTCCTGAGGACCTCACGCCGGTCCGGCGCCGGCCTCCTGGCGGCCACCCGGCTGCTGACCCAGCGCATGCCCCTGACGCGCCTGCCCGCGGAGAAGGTACGCGCCCACAGGGAACTGGCCCCCGTACGGGACGGCGGCAGCGTCGAGGTCCACACGTACCCGACGCCCGGCACGGAGCTGGACAACATCGCGGACATCCTGCGCCGCGCCCACCTGGAGGACGGCGTCCCCTGGAACGAGATGGCCGTTCTGGTGCGCGCGGGCTCCCGCACCATCCCGACGATCCGCCGCACCCTGACCGCGGCCGGCGTCCCCCTCGACATCGACGGCGACGACCTGGCACTGCGGCACGAACCGGCCGTGTCGCCGCTCCTGACGGCACTCAGGGCGGTGGCCGCGGCGGAGACCTCGGGGACTGTGGGGACCGCGGAGACCGCGGGAGCCGCGGGGGCCGCGGGCGCGGCGGCAGACGCACAGGCCGACGAGGGTGTACCGGCTGACGGGGATGTACGGGCCGACGACGATGCGGGTCTCAACGACGAGGTGCGTCTCGACGAGGGCGTACGAGTCGAGACGGATGAACCCGCGGAGGCGGACCACCAGGACGCACCCTCCGAAGGCGTCGGCGCGCCACCCGAAGAAGCCGGCGCGCCCGACGAGGAGCCCGATGGCGCCGTCGGCCCCTCCGAGGAATCCGCGCCGGAAGTGCCCTCGCCCGACAGGCCCTGGCTCGACACCGAGACCGCGCTCAGCCTCCTCGCGTCCCCGCTGGCAGGCATGGACGCCGCCGATCTGCGCCGCCTGGGCCGTGCCCTGCGCGAGGAGGAGCGCGCCGCGGGCAACCATGTGCCGCCGCCCTCCGACGAGTTGCTGGCGCGAGCCCTGGCCGAGCCGGAGCGGCTGGTGGCCCACGACCCGTCGTACGCGCGCGGAGCCCAGCGTCTGGGTGCTCTGCTGCGGAAGGCACGGGAGCGCCTCGCGGGCGGCGGTACGGCCGAGGAGGCGCTCTGGGAGCTGTGGGACGGCACGCCCTGGCCGCAGCGCCTGGAGCGGGCCGCCCGGCGCGGCGGCGCGGCCGGCCGCAACGCGGACCGTGACCTCGACGCCGTGTGCGCGCTGTTCGCCACGGCGTCCCGCGCGGAGGAACGCACCGGAGGCCGCGGCGCGCTCAACTTCCTGGAGGAGATCGACGCCGAGGACATCGCCGCCGACACGCTGACCCGCAGGGCCGTACGCCCCGACGCCGTACGTCTGATGACCGCGCACCGCTCCAAGGGCCTGGAGTGGCGCCTCGTGGTCGTCGCGGGCGTCCAGGAGGGTCTGTGGCCCGACCTGCGCCGCCGCGGTTCCCTCCTGGAGGCCGACCGCATCGGGCGCGACGGCCTCGCGGAGCCGCTGACCCCCGGAGCGCTCCTCTCCGAAGAGCGCCGCTTGTTCTATGTGGCCGCCACGCGTGCGCGTGAGCGCCTCGTCGTCACCGCCGTGAAGGCCCCGGCCGACGACGGCGACCAGCCCTCGCGCTTCCTCACCGAACTCGGCGTGGAGCCCAAGGACACGACGGGCCGTCCCCGCCGCCCCCTGTCCGTCGCCGCGCTCGTCGCCGAACTGCGCGCCACGACGGTCGACCCACGCGTCTCGGACCGGCTCAGGGAGGCCGCGGCCCGCCGGCTGGCCAGGCTCGCCGCGCTCGGCGACGAGGACGGCCGCCCTCTCGTGCCGTCCGCCCACCCCTACCGCTGGTGGGGCATGTACGAGCCGACCGAGAGCAAGGTGCCGCTGCGCGACCGCGACCATCCCGTGGTGCTGTCCGGGAGCGCCCTCGACCAACTCGCCAACACCTGCGCCCTGCAGTGGTTCCTGGGCCGCGAGGTGAAGGCCGACGCCCCCGCGACCGTCGCCCAGGGCTTCGGCAACGTGGTGCACGTCCTGGCCGACGAGGTCGCCTCCGGCCGCACCCCCGCGGACCTCGCCGTCCTCATGGAGCGCCTCGACTCCGTGTGGGACGCGCTCGCCTTCGACGCACCCTGGAAGTCGGCGCAGGAGAAGGAGCACGCGCGCGTGGCGCTCGAACGTTTCCTGAAGTGGCACGTCATGGACCGCACGGGCCGCACGCCGGTGGCGAGCGAGCACGACTTCGACGTCACCCTCGAAGCGGGCTCCTACGAAGTACGCATCCGCGGCTCCATGGACCGCGTCGAGCAGGACGCCGAAGGCCGCGCCTACGTAGTCGACTTCAAGACCGGCAAACAGGCACCGAGCGCGGCCGACGTGGCCCACCACCCGCAGCTCGCCGTCTACCAGCTCGCAGTCCGTGAAGGCGCGGTCGACGAGGCCTTCGAGGGCGAGCGCCCCGACGCGGGCGGCGCCGAACTCGTCCAACTCCGGCAGGGCGCACCCAAGAAGGACGGCGGCGAGACCCTGCCCAAGGTGCAGGCACAGGAGCCGCTGGAGGGGGAGTGGGTCGGCGACCTCCTTGCCACCGCGGCGGGCAAGGTCCTCGACGAACGGTTCACGCCGACGACCGGACAGCACTGCACGCACTGCGCGTTCCGGGCCTCGTGCAGCGCGCGGCCGGAGGGGCGGCAGGTGATCGAGTGA
- a CDS encoding alpha/beta hydrolase gives MPNPSPLRAAALTATAVLLSAGLAGCGGDGDSKDEDLSAQKLSWKDCPEPSESEGGGDAPSPLPDGDTWKCATLKAPLDWDKPKGDTIGLALIRAEASGAKDKRIGSLIFNFGGPGGSGVTTLPAFGQDYEQLRTRYDLVSFDPRGVGRSAGVKCENNEQLDEYFQQDATPDDTAEQKTLLDDTKEFNAACEKNSGKTLPYVRTTDAARDVDLMRQVLGDDKMHYFGISYGTELGGVYAHLFPRKVGRAVFDAVVDPTQNSEQGSLGQAKGFQLALDNFAEDCTSKTEDCPLGDSAQDVKDRIAKLLTDLDSKPIPGVFPRQLTQTAATSGIAQSLYSQDFWEYLTEGLQQAYDGDGRVLMLLADSMNGRNQDGEYSNIAAANVSINCADDKPRYTTADVQAKLPEFREASPLFGDYLAWGLVGCTDWAVAGAADHPDVSAPGSAPILVVGNTGDPATPYEGARKMVDSLGKGVGVELTYKGQGHGSYDSGNKCVRDAVNGYLLNGKVPPTGKVCS, from the coding sequence ATGCCGAACCCTTCCCCGCTGCGGGCCGCCGCCCTGACCGCCACCGCCGTTCTGCTGTCGGCGGGCCTCGCCGGCTGCGGCGGCGACGGTGACTCCAAGGACGAGGACCTGTCGGCGCAGAAGCTGAGCTGGAAGGACTGCCCCGAGCCTTCCGAGTCCGAGGGCGGCGGAGACGCCCCGTCGCCCCTGCCGGACGGTGACACGTGGAAGTGCGCGACCCTCAAGGCGCCCCTCGACTGGGACAAGCCCAAAGGGGACACGATCGGGCTCGCGCTGATCCGCGCGGAGGCGAGCGGCGCCAAGGACAAGCGCATCGGCTCACTGATCTTCAACTTCGGCGGCCCGGGCGGCTCGGGCGTGACCACGCTCCCCGCGTTCGGCCAGGACTACGAGCAACTGCGCACCCGCTACGACCTGGTCAGCTTCGACCCCCGGGGCGTCGGCCGCAGCGCGGGCGTGAAGTGCGAGAACAACGAACAGCTCGACGAGTACTTCCAGCAGGACGCCACCCCCGACGACACAGCCGAACAGAAGACGCTCCTGGACGACACCAAGGAGTTCAACGCGGCCTGCGAGAAGAACTCCGGCAAGACCCTCCCGTACGTACGCACCACGGACGCGGCCCGCGACGTGGACCTGATGCGGCAGGTCCTCGGCGACGACAAGATGCACTACTTCGGCATCTCGTACGGCACGGAACTGGGCGGTGTGTACGCCCACTTGTTCCCCAGGAAGGTGGGGCGGGCCGTCTTCGACGCGGTCGTGGACCCGACGCAGAACTCGGAGCAGGGGTCGCTCGGGCAGGCCAAGGGCTTCCAGCTCGCGCTCGACAACTTCGCCGAGGACTGCACGTCGAAGACGGAGGACTGCCCGCTCGGCGACAGCGCCCAGGACGTCAAGGACCGGATCGCCAAACTGCTCACGGACCTCGACAGCAAGCCCATCCCGGGCGTCTTCCCCCGTCAGCTGACCCAGACCGCCGCCACCAGCGGCATCGCGCAGTCCCTGTACTCGCAGGACTTCTGGGAGTACCTCACCGAGGGACTCCAGCAGGCGTACGACGGCGACGGCAGGGTGTTGATGCTGCTGGCCGACTCGATGAACGGGCGCAACCAGGACGGCGAGTACAGCAACATCGCCGCCGCCAACGTCTCCATCAACTGCGCCGACGACAAGCCGCGCTACACCACCGCCGACGTGCAGGCGAAGCTTCCGGAGTTCCGCGAGGCCTCGCCCCTCTTCGGCGACTATCTGGCGTGGGGCCTGGTCGGCTGCACCGACTGGGCCGTGGCGGGTGCCGCCGACCACCCGGACGTGAGCGCGCCCGGCTCGGCGCCGATCCTCGTGGTCGGGAACACCGGCGACCCGGCGACGCCTTACGAGGGCGCCCGCAAGATGGTGGACTCGCTGGGCAAGGGCGTCGGGGTGGAGCTGACGTACAAGGGCCAGGGGCACGGGTCGTACGACAGCGGAAACAAGTGCGTGCGCGACGCCGTGAACGGCTACCTGCTGAACGGCAAGGTCCCGCCGACCGGCAAGGTCTGCTCGTGA
- a CDS encoding alpha/beta hydrolase, which produces MARIARWTAAAAAALLVAGCSGSSGSDGDESKDDGRPPAAAPSDTTGLPASLTSQKLDWEGCKATETGPAPGGDWRCATLKVPLDWSKPTGETIGIALIRSESSGSSDERIGSLLFNFGGPGGSGVDYLPPYGPTFAELHKRYDLVSWDPRGVAASEGVRCRDNKEIQKAESVDTTPDTSAEETTFLKDAADFGKGCQESAGKLMDHVSTTDTARDMDLMRHVLGDQKMHYFGISYGTELGGVYAHLFPKNVGRLLLDAVVDPSAGTVGHAKNQAKGFQRALEDYLKSTGQDPQEGSQKIVDLLKRIDSEPLPTASGRDLTQQLALTGVIYPLYSKSSWPALTSALEAAEDGDGTELLAQADGYNDRDASGRYGTTTHSQRVISCLDDKERPTPEEAKALLPEFRKISPVFGDSMGWDTAGWCHDWPVAGQYETAEVSAPGAEPVLVVGNTGDPATPYEGARKMADELGKGVGVQLTWKGEGHGAYGSGSDCVDSTVNDYLLDGKVPDDGKVCE; this is translated from the coding sequence ATGGCGCGTATCGCACGGTGGACGGCTGCGGCCGCCGCCGCGTTGCTGGTGGCCGGCTGCAGCGGCTCGTCCGGGAGCGACGGGGACGAGAGCAAGGACGACGGAAGGCCGCCTGCCGCGGCGCCCTCCGACACCACCGGGCTGCCCGCTTCCCTCACTTCGCAGAAGCTCGACTGGGAGGGCTGCAAAGCCACGGAGACGGGCCCCGCGCCGGGCGGCGACTGGAGGTGCGCGACGCTCAAGGTGCCGCTGGACTGGTCGAAGCCGACGGGCGAGACCATCGGCATAGCGCTGATCCGCAGCGAGTCGAGCGGCTCCTCGGACGAGCGCATCGGCTCGCTGTTGTTCAACTTCGGCGGCCCGGGCGGCTCGGGCGTCGACTATCTGCCGCCGTACGGGCCCACGTTCGCCGAGCTCCACAAGCGGTACGACCTGGTGAGCTGGGACCCGCGTGGCGTCGCGGCCAGCGAGGGCGTGCGCTGTCGCGACAACAAGGAGATCCAGAAGGCCGAGTCGGTCGACACCACACCGGACACCTCCGCCGAGGAGACCACGTTCCTCAAGGACGCGGCCGACTTCGGCAAGGGCTGCCAGGAGTCGGCGGGCAAGCTCATGGATCACGTCTCGACGACCGACACGGCCCGGGACATGGACCTGATGCGCCATGTCCTCGGCGACCAGAAGATGCACTACTTCGGCATCTCGTACGGCACGGAACTGGGCGGCGTGTACGCCCACTTGTTCCCCAAGAACGTGGGGCGTCTGCTCCTCGACGCGGTCGTCGACCCGAGCGCGGGCACGGTCGGCCACGCCAAGAACCAGGCCAAGGGCTTCCAGCGCGCCCTGGAGGACTACCTCAAGTCGACGGGCCAGGACCCGCAGGAGGGTTCCCAGAAGATCGTGGATCTGCTGAAGCGGATCGACTCCGAGCCGCTGCCGACGGCGAGCGGCCGCGACCTCACCCAGCAGCTGGCCCTCACGGGCGTCATCTACCCGCTCTACAGCAAGTCGTCCTGGCCCGCGCTCACCAGCGCGCTCGAAGCGGCCGAGGACGGCGACGGTACGGAGCTGCTCGCGCAGGCGGACGGCTACAACGACCGTGACGCGTCGGGGCGCTACGGCACGACGACGCATTCACAACGGGTCATATCGTGCTTGGACGACAAGGAGCGGCCGACGCCCGAGGAGGCGAAGGCGCTGCTCCCCGAGTTCCGGAAGATCTCGCCCGTCTTCGGCGATTCGATGGGCTGGGACACCGCGGGCTGGTGCCACGACTGGCCGGTGGCCGGCCAGTACGAGACCGCGGAGGTGAGCGCGCCCGGCGCGGAGCCCGTCCTGGTGGTGGGCAACACCGGCGACCCGGCGACGCCGTACGAGGGCGCCCGCAAGATGGCCGACGAGCTGGGCAAGGGCGTCGGTGTGCAGCTCACCTGGAAGGGCGAGGGACACGGGGCGTACGGGAGCGGGAGCGACTGTGTCGACAGCACGGTGAACGACTACCTGCTGGACGGGAAGGTGCCGGACGACGGCAAGGTCTGCGAGTAG
- a CDS encoding lysylphosphatidylglycerol synthase transmembrane domain-containing protein, giving the protein MKQQGVHPEDAEGTSEVSSRPDTGDDSDERPENPSEKAGPTKNTDPDGRADGQADAHKERGDEAADCADDDAHSEEVEGDEPLLPARVHRPSDLMRLLVGVLAIALLLAIAAFAHGTTSGLAQDINKGTDEAPDLLIKIAGLASSIAILLVPVAFAIERLIKRDGLRIADGVLAAVLAHGVTLATDLWVAKAAPDSIQKALTQPSPGDIQALTDPVHGYLAPVIAYMTAVGMSRRPRWRAVLWVVLMLDAFSMLVTGYTTPFSIILTVLIGWSVAYGTLYAVGSPNVRPTGRTLMAGLRHVGFHPVSAARDETPEALDGDRGRRYFVTLQDGPPLDVTVVDREQQAQGFFYRVWRRLTLRGITTRRSLQSLRQALEQEALLAYAAIAAGANAPKLIATSELGPDAVMLVYEHTGGRTLDSLPDEDITDDLLRDTWHQVQALQSRRIAHRRLAGDAILVDRSGTVILTDLRNGEIAAGELLLRMDVAQLVTTLGLRVGAERAVASAVGVLGPDAVADCLPMLQPIALTRSHRATLRKLARERSEREREAVLEASRQAKLARAEEHEHTPEATRPVLEKPDKKAVRAEQRAEKRAIDDALEEAREEDLLTQIRHQVLLIRPQAPVEPARLERIRPRTLISFIAGAFGAYFLLTQLTHIEFGTLFDNAEWGWVAAAVLFSMLSYFAAAMSLLGFVPERVPFMRTVAAQVAGSFVKIVAPAAVGGVALNTRFLQRSGVRPGLAVASVGASQLFGLGCHILMLLSFGYLTGTEKTPSLSPSRTVIAGLLTVAVLVLVVTSVPFLRKFVVTRVRSLFAGVVPRMLDVLQRPQKLLTGIGGMLLLTACFVMCLDASVRAFGTEGMPSLSIASVAVVFLAGNALGSAAPTPGGVGAVEATLTVGLIAVGLPSEVAAPAVLLYRLLTLWLPVLPGWLFFNHLTRKGAL; this is encoded by the coding sequence ATGAAACAGCAGGGCGTGCACCCCGAAGACGCGGAGGGTACCTCTGAGGTTTCGTCGCGCCCGGACACCGGCGACGACTCGGACGAGCGCCCCGAGAACCCGTCCGAGAAGGCCGGTCCGACCAAGAACACGGACCCCGACGGTCGAGCCGACGGACAGGCGGACGCGCACAAGGAGAGGGGCGACGAGGCGGCGGACTGCGCCGACGACGACGCCCACAGCGAAGAGGTCGAGGGCGACGAACCGCTGCTCCCCGCGCGCGTGCACCGCCCTTCCGACCTGATGCGTCTCCTGGTGGGCGTGCTCGCGATCGCCCTGTTGCTGGCGATCGCCGCGTTCGCGCACGGCACGACGTCAGGGCTGGCACAGGACATCAACAAGGGCACCGACGAGGCACCCGACCTGCTGATCAAGATCGCGGGGCTCGCGTCAAGCATCGCGATCCTCCTGGTGCCGGTCGCGTTCGCCATCGAGCGGCTGATCAAACGCGACGGATTGCGCATCGCCGACGGCGTACTGGCCGCCGTCCTCGCACACGGAGTGACACTCGCCACCGATCTGTGGGTCGCCAAGGCGGCACCGGACTCGATCCAGAAGGCGCTCACCCAGCCCTCCCCCGGCGACATCCAAGCCCTCACCGACCCGGTGCACGGCTATCTCGCGCCGGTCATCGCGTACATGACGGCCGTCGGCATGTCGCGCCGGCCACGCTGGCGCGCGGTGCTGTGGGTCGTGCTGATGCTCGACGCCTTCTCCATGCTGGTCACCGGCTACACGACCCCGTTCTCGATCATCCTGACCGTGCTGATCGGCTGGAGCGTGGCGTACGGGACGCTGTACGCGGTCGGCTCGCCGAACGTGCGGCCCACGGGACGGACCCTGATGGCGGGCCTGCGGCACGTCGGCTTCCACCCGGTGAGCGCGGCCAGGGACGAAACTCCGGAGGCCCTGGACGGTGACCGTGGCCGCCGGTACTTCGTGACGCTCCAGGACGGTCCACCGCTGGACGTCACGGTGGTCGACCGCGAGCAGCAGGCGCAGGGCTTCTTCTACCGCGTGTGGCGCCGTCTGACGCTGCGCGGCATCACCACGCGTCGCAGCCTCCAGTCACTGCGCCAGGCCCTGGAGCAGGAGGCCCTCCTCGCGTACGCGGCCATCGCGGCCGGAGCCAACGCGCCCAAACTGATCGCGACCTCCGAGCTCGGCCCGGACGCCGTGATGCTGGTCTACGAGCACACCGGTGGTCGCACGCTCGACTCGCTGCCGGACGAGGACATCACCGACGACCTGCTCCGGGACACCTGGCACCAGGTGCAGGCGCTGCAGTCCCGGCGCATCGCGCACCGCAGGCTCGCCGGCGACGCCATCCTGGTGGATCGTTCCGGCACCGTGATCCTCACGGACCTGCGCAACGGCGAGATCGCGGCCGGTGAGCTGCTGCTGCGCATGGACGTCGCCCAGCTGGTGACCACGCTCGGCCTGCGGGTCGGCGCGGAGCGCGCGGTGGCGTCGGCCGTCGGGGTGCTCGGCCCGGACGCGGTCGCGGACTGTCTGCCCATGCTGCAGCCCATCGCGCTCACCCGCTCCCACCGCGCGACGCTGCGGAAGCTGGCCCGGGAGCGGTCGGAGCGCGAGCGCGAGGCCGTCCTGGAGGCCTCCCGGCAGGCCAAACTGGCCCGCGCCGAGGAGCACGAGCACACCCCCGAGGCGACCAGACCCGTCCTGGAGAAGCCCGACAAGAAGGCCGTACGCGCCGAACAACGGGCCGAGAAGCGCGCCATCGACGACGCCCTTGAGGAGGCGCGCGAGGAGGATCTGCTCACCCAGATCCGTCACCAGGTGCTCCTGATCAGGCCGCAGGCACCGGTCGAACCGGCCCGTCTGGAGCGCATCCGGCCGCGCACGCTGATCAGTTTCATCGCGGGCGCGTTCGGCGCGTACTTCCTGCTGACGCAGCTCACGCACATCGAGTTCGGCACGCTCTTCGACAACGCCGAGTGGGGCTGGGTCGCCGCGGCCGTGCTCTTCTCGATGCTGAGCTACTTCGCGGCGGCCATGAGCCTGCTGGGCTTCGTGCCCGAACGGGTGCCGTTCATGCGGACGGTGGCCGCGCAGGTCGCCGGGTCCTTCGTGAAGATCGTGGCGCCCGCGGCGGTGGGCGGTGTCGCCCTCAACACGCGGTTCCTCCAGCGCTCGGGGGTACGGCCGGGGCTCGCGGTGGCGAGTGTCGGCGCGTCGCAGCTGTTCGGACTCGGCTGCCACATCCTGATGCTGCTCTCCTTCGGCTATCTGACGGGTACCGAGAAGACGCCCTCCTTGTCGCCGTCCAGGACCGTCATCGCGGGTCTGCTGACGGTCGCGGTCCTCGTCCTCGTGGTGACGTCGGTGCCGTTCCTGCGGAAATTCGTCGTCACGCGCGTGAGGTCGCTGTTCGCGGGAGTCGTGCCGCGCATGCTGGATGTGCTGCAACGGCCGCAGAAGCTCCTCACCGGCATCGGCGGCATGCTTCTGCTGACGGCCTGCTTCGTGATGTGCCTCGACGCGTCGGTCCGGGCGTTCGGGACCGAGGGCATGCCCTCGCTGAGCATCGCCAGCGTCGCCGTGGTCTTCCTCGCCGGAAACGCGCTCGGCTCCGCGGCGCCGACCCCGGGTGGCGTGGGTGCGGTCGAGGCGACCCTGACGGTCGGTCTGATCGCCGTCGGGCTCCCCAGCGAGGTCGCGGCGCCCGCCGTCCTCCTGTACCGACTGCTCACTCTGTGGCTGCCCGTGCTGCCGGGGTGGCTGTTCTTCAACCACCTCACACGCAAGGGCGCGCTCTGA
- a CDS encoding MGMT family protein, with amino-acid sequence MSEQSLPADALPEYAERVLDVAELIPPGRVMTYGDVAEWLEEGGPRQVGRVMALYGGAVPWWRVIRADGKLLPGHELEALGHYRAEETPLKEASRASEGHLPRVDMKRARWDGGGRTEGHT; translated from the coding sequence ATGAGCGAGCAGAGCCTTCCGGCGGACGCCCTGCCGGAGTACGCGGAGCGGGTCCTCGACGTCGCCGAGCTGATCCCGCCCGGGCGTGTCATGACGTACGGAGATGTCGCCGAGTGGCTGGAGGAGGGCGGACCCCGGCAGGTCGGCCGGGTCATGGCCCTCTACGGAGGAGCCGTTCCCTGGTGGCGGGTCATACGCGCGGACGGCAAGCTGCTCCCCGGCCACGAGCTGGAGGCGCTGGGGCACTACCGCGCCGAGGAAACGCCCCTGAAGGAGGCGAGCAGGGCCTCCGAGGGCCATCTCCCGCGGGTCGACATGAAACGGGCCCGGTGGGACGGCGGCGGGCGCACGGAGGGTCACACCTGA